The sequence below is a genomic window from Candidatus Dadabacteria bacterium.
AGATAAAGAAAGAACAATCATAGAAGAAACAGGAAAAGATATAAAGACACCCGATCACTTAAAAGGATCCGTCCACATAGACATTGTAAGAGAACTCATAGATAAATCTAATGAAATCATATCCACAACCAAAAAAGAGGATAATTAGTGGCTTTTCAATATAAATTAAGGAGACAATCTCCTCAAAGGACCTGCAAGAAAGTATTTGATAGATATCAAAGCTATAAGGGGTATCTTAAGACAGACTTCAATAAAAGATGTGGCTATTGTGATATCACATTGTTATACAAGCAATTTGCCAGCATTGAGCACTTTGCACCCAGAAGAAAATTTCCCCACCTTGCATCTATATATGGAAATCTGATCTATGCATGCAAAATGTGCAATCAAAGCAAAAGCAGTGATTGGCCTATGAACAATGAAAACCCTTCACATGATGGACAGCAAGGATATGTTGACCCTTGTTCGCTTGAATATGATTCCCATTTAGGAAGAAAATCAAATGGGCAAATATACGGGAAAACTCCTGTTGGAGAATACATGGTCATCAGACTTAGATTAAACTTACGTGACCGCATAGTAGAGTGGCAATCAGATATCTTGCGCGATAAAGCCCTAGAAATCAAAGAGATTCTAAATACTCTCCCCCCTTCTCACCCCAATTATGAAGCATTAAATCAGTATTATGAACAAATGAAAAATCTCTTGAATTATCGCCAGAGCAAATGGAAGATACTGTAGAGAGTTATGTTATCGCACCCGCAACCTTCTGCTTCTTATCTTTTTCAACGCCTCTTGAATACTGGCTATCTCTCTCTCAGACAACTTCATATTTTCACCCAATATAATAGCATCATTTCTCATCAAAATCTCATCAATAGAACTTTTGCGCTTGAATCTCTTCTTGAAAGATTGAAAATTCCTTCTGTCAATACTGCAGTAAGGAAGTGGTAGTTGTTTAAATTCCGTAGGAGTCAACTCCAGCACACCACCACCATAAGATCGCCCTGTCAATTCTGCCATAACGAGTGTTAGAGAGTTATAGAAAGAAAAGAGCAACTCATCCATTTCAAACCCTTCATTCATCTTTACCCTATAAGCGGAGTCCGTTACGTACACACTGGCTGAGTTAGACAACAATTTAGGATAAAGATGACTTCTCT
It includes:
- a CDS encoding HNH endonuclease, which translates into the protein MAFQYKLRRQSPQRTCKKVFDRYQSYKGYLKTDFNKRCGYCDITLLYKQFASIEHFAPRRKFPHLASIYGNLIYACKMCNQSKSSDWPMNNENPSHDGQQGYVDPCSLEYDSHLGRKSNGQIYGKTPVGEYMVIRLRLNLRDRIVEWQSDILRDKALEIKEILNTLPPSHPNYEALNQYYEQMKNLLNYRQSKWKIL